One Tamlana carrageenivorans genomic region harbors:
- the mrdA gene encoding penicillin-binding protein 2, with translation MRQFLLFITIIVVALIFISRLFYLQIYTAGSHSLFEDNAIRKVYDYPKRGFVYDRNGQLLVANQPSYDVMVIPREVEPLDTLEFCSLLKIDKERFLKQFNKAKHYSPRLPSVFVSHLSKEDYAVLQEKMRKFHGFYIQKRSLRDYETSIGANVLGDIGEVNNRIIEKQPYYKMGDLIGKQGVEASYEKTLRGVKGIKFIQKDRFNRDIGPYKDGQYDTIPEPGKDITITIDADLQAYGEILMKNKRGGVIAIEPSTGEILAMVAAPTYDPNILVGRDRSKNFTKLYNDSIAKPLFNRSLQGVYSPGSPFKLMNALISLQEGVMSPPDIVTCYRGYHYGGSFMKCHCAYGTRNNLISGIQHSCNAYFATVYRKILDKNGNASKGIDVWAEHAKSFGLGEYLNNDLFVGQKGRIPDREYYKYAYPKSFYSSYTVSNAIGQGEVATTPIQLANMAAAIANRGHFYTPHIIKKIENETLPDQFTVPKHTTIDKQHFEPVIEGMLQVYRRGTAAALQVKDIDICGKTGTVENFTKVDGVKMQLTDHSIFLAFAPKDDPKIAIAVFVENGYWGSRYAGKIASLMIEKHIKGYITRTDLETWLLKHSLEAEYAKPYSGKPFGINGHSAFQVVSDEEYHKLKSKVDALDNTKKDGKGDK, from the coding sequence ATGAGACAATTTTTATTATTTATAACCATAATTGTAGTTGCCCTAATATTTATTTCTAGACTTTTTTACCTTCAAATTTATACCGCAGGTTCTCACAGTCTTTTTGAAGATAATGCTATTAGGAAAGTTTACGACTACCCAAAACGAGGCTTTGTTTACGACCGAAACGGCCAACTCCTTGTTGCCAACCAACCATCTTACGATGTGATGGTCATTCCTCGTGAAGTAGAACCTCTAGACACTTTAGAGTTCTGTTCATTATTAAAAATAGATAAAGAGCGCTTTCTAAAACAATTTAACAAAGCCAAACATTATTCTCCTAGGCTGCCTTCTGTTTTTGTTTCACATTTATCCAAAGAAGATTATGCTGTATTACAAGAAAAGATGCGCAAATTCCATGGGTTTTATATTCAAAAACGATCTCTAAGAGATTATGAAACCAGTATAGGTGCAAATGTTTTAGGCGACATAGGCGAAGTAAACAATCGTATTATAGAGAAACAGCCTTACTACAAAATGGGCGATTTAATTGGGAAACAAGGTGTTGAAGCTTCTTACGAGAAAACCCTACGTGGTGTTAAAGGCATCAAATTCATTCAAAAAGATCGTTTCAATAGAGACATTGGCCCCTATAAAGACGGGCAATACGATACCATTCCTGAGCCCGGAAAAGATATCACTATTACCATTGATGCCGACCTGCAAGCCTATGGTGAAATCCTAATGAAAAACAAACGAGGAGGCGTTATTGCTATAGAGCCCTCAACTGGTGAAATTCTAGCTATGGTTGCAGCACCTACCTACGACCCCAATATATTAGTTGGAAGGGACCGCTCTAAAAATTTCACAAAACTCTATAACGACTCCATAGCCAAACCGCTTTTCAACAGAAGTTTGCAAGGTGTTTACTCTCCGGGTTCACCTTTTAAATTAATGAATGCTCTAATTTCTTTACAAGAAGGGGTAATGTCACCTCCAGATATCGTTACATGTTATCGAGGTTATCATTATGGAGGAAGCTTCATGAAATGCCACTGTGCTTATGGTACCAGGAATAATTTAATTTCAGGTATACAACACTCCTGTAATGCATATTTCGCTACGGTTTATCGTAAAATATTAGATAAAAACGGAAATGCTTCGAAAGGCATAGATGTTTGGGCCGAACATGCTAAAAGTTTTGGGCTAGGAGAATACTTAAATAACGATTTATTTGTTGGTCAAAAAGGAAGAATTCCGGACCGTGAATACTATAAATACGCCTATCCTAAATCATTTTATTCTTCATATACGGTTTCCAATGCTATCGGACAGGGTGAAGTTGCTACGACTCCTATACAATTGGCTAATATGGCCGCTGCCATTGCTAATCGCGGACACTTTTATACCCCACATATCATTAAAAAAATAGAAAACGAAACGTTACCTGATCAATTTACCGTGCCTAAACATACGACAATTGACAAGCAACATTTCGAGCCAGTAATTGAAGGCATGTTACAAGTATACAGAAGAGGTACGGCTGCTGCGTTACAAGTGAAGGACATTGATATTTGTGGTAAAACAGGTACTGTAGAAAATTTCACCAAAGTTGATGGCGTCAAAATGCAGCTCACCGATCATTCCATTTTTCTTGCTTTTGCACCAAAAGACGATCCGAAAATTGCTATAGCTGTGTTTGTTGAAAATGGTTATTGGGGAAGTCGATATGCTGGAAAAATTGCCAGTTTAATGATTGAAAAACATATTAAAGGCTACATCACAAGAACAGATTTAGAAACCTGGCTACTTAAACACAGCTTAGAAGCAGAGTATGCAAAACCATATTCGGGAAAACCTTTTGGAATAAACGGTCACTCTGCATTCCAGGTTGTTTCAGATGAGGAATACCACAAACTGAAGTCTAAAGTAGATGCACTAGATAATACGAAAAAGGATGGTAAGGGAGACAAATAG
- a CDS encoding rod shape-determining protein MreD, which yields MNSILSVHTVRFIVLIIFQVLVLNHINFLGYINPYLYILFIALFPIKNNRLIIIILSFLLGLILDIFLDSGGIHAGASVFIAYVRPVFLKFAFGSMYEHQVIKFNTVEFGSKLTYFSLLTVTHHFILFLLEVFSFSKIIFILEKTLYSSIFTILLGVLMTIIFSRKIK from the coding sequence ATGAATAGTATATTATCTGTCCATACCGTTCGTTTTATCGTTCTGATTATTTTTCAAGTATTAGTGCTAAATCACATCAATTTTTTAGGATATATAAACCCTTACCTATACATCCTTTTCATTGCCTTATTTCCTATAAAAAACAACCGTTTAATTATTATTATACTCAGTTTTTTATTAGGACTGATTTTAGATATTTTTCTAGATTCAGGTGGTATTCATGCTGGAGCATCGGTTTTTATCGCATATGTAAGGCCGGTATTTTTGAAATTTGCATTCGGTAGTATGTATGAACATCAAGTTATTAAATTTAATACTGTAGAGTTTGGTTCCAAGCTAACTTATTTCTCACTACTTACTGTAACGCATCATTTTATTCTATTTTTATTAGAGGTTTTTAGTTTTTCAAAAATAATTTTTATACTAGAAAAAACGTTATACTCAAGTATATTTACTATTTTATTAGGCGTTTTAATGACCATTATTTTTAGTCGAAAAATTAAATGA
- the mreC gene encoding rod shape-determining protein MreC — protein MQQIINFIIRFKNFLLFLLLFCIALTFTILSHSYHTSKFINSANYFTGGFYESFHHINRYLDLNTHNDLLAEENKNLRDALYNKVLTTDSTFIDTASYERNYKVYTAEVIKNSYSISNNIITLNKGYSDSIQQDFGVISSKGIIGIIENTSANYASVLSILNTTSRISAQLKKTNHFGTLFWEGDSPAFIKLIDIPKIAPVQAGDTIITSGRSFIFPKGVPIGTISHFNLDRSENYYEISVKLFNDMTNLEHVYIIESLGAEEIKNLLNDNADE, from the coding sequence ATGCAACAAATTATTAATTTTATAATTCGGTTTAAAAACTTTTTACTGTTTTTGTTGCTGTTTTGTATCGCGCTTACCTTTACTATTTTATCTCATTCCTACCATACCAGTAAGTTTATTAATTCTGCTAATTATTTCACAGGTGGTTTTTACGAATCTTTTCATCATATTAATAGGTACTTAGATTTAAACACGCATAACGACTTATTAGCCGAGGAAAACAAAAACCTTCGTGACGCTTTATACAACAAGGTCCTTACAACTGATTCTACTTTTATAGACACCGCCTCATATGAACGTAATTATAAAGTCTATACCGCAGAAGTTATAAAAAACAGCTATTCCATATCCAATAACATCATTACTTTAAACAAAGGGTATTCTGATAGCATCCAACAAGATTTTGGGGTTATTTCCTCAAAAGGAATTATTGGAATCATAGAAAATACAAGTGCTAACTATGCTAGCGTGCTCTCTATTTTAAACACGACTAGTAGGATTAGTGCTCAATTAAAAAAAACCAATCACTTTGGCACTCTATTTTGGGAAGGCGATTCGCCTGCTTTCATTAAGCTAATTGATATTCCTAAAATAGCTCCAGTACAAGCTGGCGATACCATTATTACATCAGGCCGTTCATTCATATTTCCTAAAGGGGTTCCTATTGGAACCATAAGCCATTTTAATTTAGATCGTTCTGAAAACTACTATGAAATTAGCGTCAAGTTATTTAATGACATGACCAATCTTGAACACGTTTATATTATTGAAAGTTTAGGCGCTGAAGAAATCAAAAACCTTTTAAACGACAATGCCGATGAATAG
- a CDS encoding rod shape-determining protein produces the protein MGFFDFLTEEIAMDLGTANTLIIHNDKVVVDAPSIVARDRISGKIIAVGQEASLMQGKTHENIKTIRPLKDGVIADFDASEQMMSMFIKNIPALKKKFFTPALRLVICIPSGITEVEMRAVKESAERVNGKEVYLIHEPMAAAIGIGVDIMQPKGNMVVDIGGGTTEIAVIALGGIVCDKSVKIAGDVFTSDIVYYMRTQHNLYVGERTAEKIKIQIGAATEDLELPPEDMSVQGRDLLTGKPKQVSISYREIAKALDKSILRIEDAVMETLSQTPPELAADIYNTGIYLAGGGSMLRGLDKRLSQKTDLPVYIAEDPLRAVVRGTGITLKNLPKFKSVLIK, from the coding sequence ATGGGCTTTTTTGACTTCCTTACCGAGGAAATAGCGATGGACTTAGGTACCGCGAATACTCTTATTATACACAACGACAAAGTCGTAGTTGATGCGCCTTCCATAGTTGCTCGAGATAGGATTTCAGGAAAAATTATAGCTGTTGGACAAGAAGCCAGCTTAATGCAAGGTAAAACTCATGAGAACATTAAAACCATTCGCCCGTTAAAAGATGGTGTGATTGCCGATTTTGATGCTTCCGAGCAAATGATGAGTATGTTTATTAAAAATATTCCAGCGTTAAAAAAGAAGTTCTTTACCCCTGCCTTGCGATTGGTAATCTGTATTCCTTCTGGAATTACAGAGGTTGAAATGCGCGCCGTAAAAGAAAGTGCAGAGCGTGTTAACGGAAAAGAAGTTTACCTAATTCACGAACCTATGGCTGCGGCTATTGGCATTGGAGTAGACATCATGCAACCTAAAGGAAATATGGTGGTCGATATAGGTGGTGGTACTACCGAAATTGCTGTTATTGCTCTTGGTGGTATTGTTTGCGACAAATCGGTTAAAATTGCAGGTGATGTATTTACTAGTGATATCGTGTATTACATGCGTACACAACACAATTTATATGTTGGTGAACGTACTGCTGAAAAGATAAAAATTCAAATTGGTGCCGCTACTGAAGACTTAGAATTGCCCCCAGAGGATATGAGTGTTCAAGGACGAGATTTGCTAACGGGAAAACCGAAACAAGTATCTATTTCTTATAGAGAAATTGCGAAGGCTCTGGATAAGTCAATTTTAAGAATTGAGGATGCCGTGATGGAAACTTTATCTCAAACCCCTCCTGAATTGGCTGCAGATATTTACAATACAGGAATTTACTTAGCCGGTGGAGGCTCTATGCTTCGTGGTTTAGATAAACGTTTGTCTCAAAAAACAGATTTACCAGTGTATATTGCCGAAGATCCTTTACGAGCTGTTGTTAGAGGCACAGGAATTACACTTAAAAATTTACCTAAATTTAAAAGCGTATTGATAAAATAA
- the purH gene encoding bifunctional phosphoribosylaminoimidazolecarboxamide formyltransferase/IMP cyclohydrolase codes for MSNEKTIKSALISVFSKDGLEPIVKELNKQGVTIYSTGGTEKFINDLGINVVPVEDVTSYPSILGGRVKTLHPKVFGGILNRQNHEGDVAELAEYDIPQIDVVIVDLYPFEKTVASGASNQDIIEKIDIGGISLIRAAAKNYADVICVSSVNDYAEFLEIISENNGSISEEDRKRFAGKAFNVSSHYDTAIFNYFNQNNEETVLKISDQNGKMLRYGENPHQKGFFFGNFDELFTKLNGKELSYNNLLDVDAAVNLMNEFKNDAPTFAILKHNNACGLAQRDTLHQAYVDALAGDPVSAFGGVLICNTEIDLATAEEIHKLFCEVVIAPSFSAEALELLQGKKNRILLVIHDIELPQTNVRSCLNGVLVQDRNNVTDKADDLTNVTNLAPTQAQIDDLLFASKICKHTKSNTIVLVKNNQLCASGTGQTSRVDALQQAIHKAESFNFDLNGAAMASDAFFPFPDCVEIAKNAGVTSVIQPGGSIKDQLSIDYCNANDVAMVMTGTRHFKH; via the coding sequence ATGAGCAACGAGAAAACAATTAAGTCGGCCTTAATTTCAGTATTCAGTAAAGATGGTTTAGAACCCATAGTTAAAGAACTTAACAAACAAGGTGTTACCATTTACTCTACAGGTGGTACAGAAAAATTTATAAACGATTTAGGTATTAACGTTGTTCCTGTTGAAGATGTTACCTCGTACCCTTCTATTCTTGGTGGACGTGTTAAAACATTACACCCGAAAGTTTTTGGTGGTATTTTAAATAGACAAAATCATGAAGGTGACGTTGCTGAATTAGCAGAATACGACATTCCACAAATTGATGTAGTTATTGTTGACTTATATCCTTTTGAAAAAACCGTAGCTTCGGGAGCAAGTAACCAAGATATTATTGAGAAAATTGATATTGGTGGTATTTCTTTAATTCGTGCTGCGGCAAAAAATTATGCTGATGTGATTTGTGTATCTTCAGTTAACGATTATGCTGAGTTTTTAGAAATTATTTCTGAAAACAACGGAAGCATTTCTGAAGAAGACAGAAAACGTTTTGCTGGAAAAGCCTTTAACGTATCTTCACATTATGATACGGCCATCTTCAATTATTTCAACCAGAATAATGAAGAAACCGTTTTAAAAATTAGTGATCAAAACGGCAAAATGCTTCGCTATGGAGAAAATCCTCACCAAAAAGGTTTTTTCTTTGGAAACTTTGATGAATTATTCACAAAACTTAACGGTAAAGAATTAAGCTACAACAACTTATTAGACGTTGATGCTGCTGTTAACTTAATGAATGAATTTAAAAATGATGCACCTACTTTTGCCATATTAAAACACAACAACGCCTGTGGATTAGCACAGCGTGACACTCTACATCAAGCATATGTAGACGCTTTAGCTGGCGATCCTGTTTCAGCTTTTGGAGGTGTTTTAATTTGTAATACAGAAATTGATTTAGCTACAGCAGAAGAGATTCATAAATTATTCTGTGAAGTGGTTATAGCACCTTCTTTTTCAGCGGAAGCTTTAGAATTACTTCAAGGTAAAAAGAATCGCATTCTATTAGTAATTCACGATATTGAATTACCACAAACCAATGTTAGAAGCTGCCTAAATGGTGTTTTAGTTCAAGACAGAAACAACGTTACAGATAAAGCTGATGATCTTACAAACGTAACTAATTTAGCACCAACGCAAGCTCAAATTGACGATTTGTTGTTTGCTTCAAAAATTTGTAAGCATACCAAATCGAACACGATTGTACTTGTAAAAAACAATCAATTATGCGCTAGCGGTACTGGACAAACAAGTCGTGTAGATGCCTTACAACAAGCCATTCATAAAGCAGAATCCTTTAACTTCGATTTAAATGGAGCGGCTATGGCAAGTGATGCATTTTTCCCTTTCCCTGACTGTGTAGAAATTGCTAAAAATGCTGGAGTCACATCGGTTATCCAACCAGGCGGATCTATAAAAGACCAATTAAGTATTGATTATTGCAACGCGAATGATGTGGCTATGGTTATGACAGGAACCCGTCATTTCAAACACTAA